A part of Podarcis raffonei isolate rPodRaf1 chromosome 12, rPodRaf1.pri, whole genome shotgun sequence genomic DNA contains:
- the MRPS12 gene encoding 28S ribosomal protein S12, mitochondrial translates to MAPAGLLRALAAPLRWGAAALPRSFIPPPWPVLPPPSCPMATLNQMHRKGRPKLPPPRPGPTSGCPQLKGVVLKTMIRKPKKPNSANRKCARVRLSNGKEAICFIPGEGHNLQEHSIVLVEGGRTQDLPGVKLKVVRGKYDCAHVQKKK, encoded by the exons ATGGCTCCGGCGGGGCTGCTGCGGGCGCTGGCGGCTCCTCTGCGCTGGG GAGCAGCTGCCCTCCCTCGCAGCTTCATTCCGCCACCCTGGCCGGTGCTGCCACCCCCGAGCTGCCCTATGGCCACCCTCAACCAGATGCACCGCAAAGGCCGCCCCAAGCTGCCTCCGCCAAGGCCCGGCCCCACCAGTGGCTGCCCCCAGCTCAAAGGGGTGGTGCTGAAGACCATGATCCGAAAGCCCAAGAAGCCCAACTCAGCCAACCGCAAGTGCGCCCGTGTGCGGCTCAGCAACGGCAAGGAGGCCATCTGCTTCATCCCAGGCGAAGGGCACAACCTGCAGGAGCACAGCATCGTCCTGGTGGAGGGCGGGAGGACGCAGGACCTGCCAGGGGTCAAGCTCAAGGTCGTGCGGGGAAAGTATGACTGTGCCCATGTACAGAAGAAGAAGTGA